Proteins from one uncultured Desulfuromonas sp. genomic window:
- a CDS encoding ATP-binding protein encodes MQTFDTSHFRKRLIAYVVLSLLLICITIGSLTVASQYSILKENWKANLLEQVENKQLIVKSYLIKTISLAQQMASRSFIRDLLKEYKEGTLPLDELRNNTENFLADGLLFIPEAVGITRLCSDGQVAAQLGVKIPQRLRTHPMSASPEKPYLKPVEINGQILLVVKTPIVKNQNWLGTDILLFAPPLTDQVFSGTLARTQGATFLWQRRPSVELLMSPANFDRNELEKIRTCPQLTQWIQSITSSSGLFEDNSDDTYQPRIVTYAPMPEMGWVLTTLVNQNSFYHTLWVKLTPVIAIAIGLTLLGGLGMYVMLRPMTRQVMVHSDELEQINLSLHQEIEERQQAEQDLIANEHEWSITFESITDAITIFDPQGHIRKQNLAARRITNSYGSALKNSLQRKNLVPVAGEPSPLLELALTEKSAIHHVYHDEVTNSFFRITITPLIHAGEMLGAVQLVHDITEQTRSEKLKSETVAAVSHEIRTPLTAIMGFVEFMQNNETTAAERHSYFLTIQKEMERLQELMNDFLDLQRLQSALVAYHFAPVNLEELLQDTVNLFRMVSEHHQLVFNSPGNIPQITGDEKRLKQVVKNILSNAVKYSPDGGTVTTSLRVSQDHVFIWIKDEGIGIPPQDQEKIFNRFYRVDDSDRRIPGGLGLGLTLVNEIVNAHHGRIWVESALGKGSTFFVELPINGQQTAVAEQKNTVGD; translated from the coding sequence ATGCAAACTTTCGACACCAGCCATTTTCGTAAACGTCTTATCGCTTACGTTGTTTTGAGCCTGCTGTTGATCTGCATCACTATCGGCAGCCTGACGGTTGCCTCGCAATACAGCATACTGAAAGAAAACTGGAAAGCCAATCTTCTTGAACAGGTTGAAAACAAACAACTGATTGTCAAAAGTTATCTGATTAAAACCATCAGCCTGGCACAACAGATGGCCAGTCGCAGCTTCATCCGTGACCTGCTTAAAGAGTATAAAGAGGGCACCCTGCCCCTCGACGAGTTGCGCAACAACACAGAGAATTTTTTGGCGGATGGTCTGTTGTTCATCCCTGAAGCGGTCGGCATCACTCGGCTATGCAGTGATGGTCAGGTGGCCGCCCAGCTCGGAGTGAAGATTCCGCAACGATTACGAACACACCCCATGTCGGCCAGCCCGGAAAAACCTTATTTAAAACCGGTTGAAATTAACGGCCAGATTCTCTTAGTGGTGAAAACCCCCATCGTTAAAAACCAAAACTGGCTCGGTACTGATATTCTCCTGTTTGCACCACCACTGACCGACCAGGTCTTCTCCGGCACTCTCGCGAGAACGCAAGGTGCAACGTTTTTATGGCAGCGTCGCCCTTCTGTGGAACTGTTGATGTCACCGGCCAATTTTGACCGGAACGAGCTTGAAAAAATCCGCACCTGTCCGCAGTTAACTCAATGGATTCAATCCATCACTTCGAGCAGCGGCCTGTTCGAAGACAACTCCGACGACACCTATCAGCCGCGTATCGTGACCTATGCACCAATGCCGGAGATGGGCTGGGTTCTGACCACTCTGGTTAATCAAAACAGTTTTTACCACACCCTGTGGGTCAAGCTGACGCCAGTGATCGCCATTGCCATTGGCCTGACACTTCTTGGCGGCCTCGGCATGTACGTGATGCTACGCCCCATGACCCGACAGGTAATGGTCCACTCCGATGAACTGGAGCAGATTAATCTCTCCCTGCATCAGGAAATTGAGGAACGCCAACAGGCTGAGCAAGACCTGATCGCCAATGAGCACGAGTGGTCGATCACATTTGAATCCATCACCGATGCCATCACCATTTTTGACCCACAAGGCCATATCCGCAAACAGAATCTGGCCGCACGCCGCATCACCAACAGCTACGGCTCCGCATTGAAAAACAGTCTGCAACGTAAAAACCTGGTGCCAGTTGCCGGCGAGCCTTCTCCGTTATTAGAACTGGCCCTCACGGAGAAGAGTGCCATCCATCACGTTTATCATGATGAAGTGACCAATTCCTTTTTCCGCATTACCATTACTCCGCTGATCCATGCAGGAGAAATGCTGGGTGCGGTGCAACTGGTGCACGACATCACGGAACAGACACGCAGCGAAAAACTAAAGAGCGAAACCGTTGCTGCCGTCAGTCATGAAATCCGTACTCCTCTCACGGCGATCATGGGGTTTGTCGAATTCATGCAGAACAATGAAACCACGGCAGCGGAACGTCACAGCTATTTTCTGACGATTCAAAAAGAGATGGAACGACTGCAGGAATTGATGAACGACTTTCTCGATCTGCAGCGCCTGCAATCGGCATTGGTGGCGTACCATTTCGCCCCTGTGAATTTGGAAGAGCTTCTTCAGGACACCGTCAACCTGTTCCGCATGGTTTCCGAACACCACCAGCTGGTTTTCAACAGTCCCGGCAATATTCCTCAAATCACCGGCGATGAAAAACGGCTCAAGCAGGTCGTTAAAAATATTCTGTCCAATGCCGTCAAATATTCCCCGGACGGTGGCACCGTCACCACATCGTTACGGGTCAGCCAGGACCATGTGTTTATCTGGATCAAGGATGAAGGGATCGGCATTCCGCCTCAGGATCAGGAGAAGATCTTCAACCGCTTCTATCGGGTAGACGACAGCGATCGACGTATCCCCGGCGGCCTCGGTTTGGGGCTGACTTTGGTAAACGAAATTGTTAACGCCCATCACGGACGAATCTGGGTGGAGAGTGCCCTGGGCAAGGGCAGTACCTTTTTTGTGGAGTTGCCGATAAACGGTCAGCAGACGGCGGTGGCGGAACAAAAGAATACGGTTGGAGACTGA
- the hemG gene encoding protoporphyrinogen oxidase has translation MTRVAIIGAGVSGLATAYALEKGAQAQNIDVQITVIEKQQRSGGKIWSRHEKGYLCEWGPNGFLDNKPATLDLCKALVIDDTLLRSNDNARKRFIFSDNMLHRLPENGPMFLGSKLISWPGKFRLAGEMFVPAKKDERDETLAEFGRRRLGAEALDKLIAPMAGGIFAGDPETMSLKSCFPRIAQLEQEYGGLLKAMIKLARKKKAERKAGKQVATAAGPGGVLTSFNGGIQELTDALQESLSATLRFGVAVESMEYFDNYILGLSDGSQLDADVVISAAPAHALSGMLKKMNGEAAKLLNQIPYAPMNVACLGFNRADLQCDLNGFGYLIPKKEGCSVLGTLWDSSIFPHRAPKDKVLLRSMMGGATRPQAIDLSDDQVLALVQADLERIMGIKATPEMVRIFRHQQAIPQYVSGHAALVAQIRQELSSCQGFYLTGNAFEGIGLNDCVTNANKTAAEVLAAL, from the coding sequence ATGACACGAGTGGCAATTATTGGAGCCGGTGTTTCCGGACTGGCGACAGCCTATGCCCTGGAAAAAGGGGCGCAAGCACAAAATATCGATGTGCAGATTACCGTGATCGAAAAGCAGCAGCGCAGTGGCGGAAAAATCTGGAGCCGCCACGAAAAGGGCTACCTGTGTGAATGGGGTCCGAATGGCTTTCTTGATAACAAACCGGCCACCCTCGATTTGTGTAAGGCGCTGGTCATTGACGATACTCTGTTGCGCTCCAACGACAATGCCCGCAAACGATTTATTTTCAGCGACAATATGCTCCATCGTCTGCCGGAAAACGGTCCGATGTTTCTTGGCTCCAAGCTGATCAGCTGGCCGGGTAAATTTCGTCTGGCCGGTGAGATGTTTGTGCCAGCCAAGAAGGATGAGCGTGATGAGACGCTGGCCGAATTTGGTCGTCGCCGTCTTGGTGCTGAAGCTTTGGACAAGCTGATTGCCCCCATGGCCGGTGGCATCTTTGCCGGTGATCCGGAGACCATGAGCCTGAAGAGCTGTTTCCCGCGTATTGCCCAGTTGGAGCAGGAATACGGTGGTCTGCTTAAGGCGATGATCAAGCTGGCGCGCAAGAAAAAAGCCGAGCGCAAAGCCGGTAAACAGGTGGCAACGGCCGCCGGGCCCGGCGGTGTGCTCACCTCATTTAACGGCGGTATTCAGGAATTGACTGACGCTCTGCAGGAGTCTCTGAGCGCCACGTTGCGGTTTGGGGTGGCGGTTGAGAGCATGGAATATTTTGATAATTACATTCTCGGTCTCAGTGATGGCAGCCAGCTCGATGCTGATGTGGTAATCAGCGCGGCACCCGCCCATGCGTTGTCTGGAATGCTGAAAAAGATGAATGGCGAAGCGGCCAAGCTGCTGAATCAAATTCCTTATGCGCCGATGAATGTGGCCTGCCTTGGTTTTAATCGCGCGGATCTGCAGTGTGACCTGAACGGCTTTGGTTATCTGATTCCGAAAAAAGAGGGCTGCTCCGTTCTCGGCACTTTGTGGGATTCGAGCATCTTTCCGCATCGAGCGCCGAAGGATAAAGTTTTGCTGCGTTCCATGATGGGGGGCGCGACCCGGCCGCAAGCCATTGACTTGAGCGATGATCAGGTGCTGGCGCTGGTGCAGGCGGATCTCGAACGGATCATGGGCATCAAAGCGACCCCGGAGATGGTGCGGATTTTCCGTCATCAGCAGGCGATTCCTCAGTATGTGTCGGGCCATGCCGCGTTGGTCGCGCAGATTCGTCAGGAGCTGAGTTCGTGCCAAGGGTTCTACCTGACCGGCAATGCCTTTGAAGGGATCGGCCTCAACGATTGTGTGACTAATGCCAATAAAACAGCCGCTGAAGTGCTGGCGGCTCTTTAA
- a CDS encoding HAMP domain-containing methyl-accepting chemotaxis protein has product MLKSMRIGRKLLLSFICLLVLTMIVGRVGKSGMDTISVNMDHVQSVNNILTQFNTARIHEQRFALTSDKQDADALRSALAKLKNQGVGLSSALKDKEAKSKVRQALTDAESYFTAFNNYARISGLREQSMEQMKDSSNDAFKEIKGLQSALNDILENTIASRNQYKDEYDYQDDLANVMEQLGYTQTISLLFLNARKFEKEHIISRDETFLERARKSIKNMLTLAQRLEDSFDDEDNIAMTQEARAQILKYQQNFENHADQMTEQQQLNKEMHHSAMNAQEACLAALSAIKKGSEDSLSQANIILISISALAIIIGLILAIRISRGISIPLTRTVEMLDALENGHIDTRLNLDRGDEIGQLAKTMDRFAESLNTEVVDPLNRLASGNLDFDVHPHDERDLLRTALKKLGDDMNNIMLEVQMAGEQINSGSSQVSDSSQDLSQGATEQASSLEEISSSLQELSSQTTQNADSANDASKLTEQVQTNAEQGRDQMGSMNKAMADINEASQNISKIIKVIDEIAFQTNLLALNAAVEAARAGQHGKGFAVVAEEVRNLAARSAKAAQETTELIEGSVAKAAVGADIAKKTAESLEKIVTGVTEATTLASQIARASTEQAQGISQISIGVSQIDDVTQQNTACAEETAAAAEELRSQADTLQHLLSRFALRQGSATSFAFDDEVFSMPTQPPAAKVQPALEQPARAAQPPQQQPAALAATAIDDGDEVWGGTSSTSAPVKIALDDDEFGKY; this is encoded by the coding sequence ATGCTCAAATCGATGCGTATCGGCCGCAAGCTGTTGTTGTCGTTCATCTGTCTGCTTGTTCTGACCATGATCGTCGGTCGGGTCGGCAAATCGGGAATGGACACCATCAGCGTCAATATGGATCATGTGCAATCCGTTAACAACATCCTGACGCAGTTCAATACCGCACGAATCCACGAACAACGTTTCGCCTTAACCTCAGACAAACAAGACGCGGACGCGTTACGCAGCGCTCTGGCCAAATTAAAAAACCAGGGTGTCGGCCTCAGTAGCGCGCTGAAAGACAAAGAAGCAAAAAGCAAAGTCCGCCAAGCCCTGACCGATGCTGAAAGTTATTTTACCGCATTTAATAATTACGCCCGCATCAGCGGTCTGCGCGAGCAGAGCATGGAACAGATGAAGGACAGCTCCAATGACGCCTTTAAAGAGATCAAAGGACTTCAATCAGCCCTTAATGACATCCTTGAAAACACCATTGCCTCGCGCAATCAATACAAGGACGAATATGACTATCAGGACGACTTAGCCAATGTCATGGAGCAATTGGGCTACACCCAGACCATCAGTCTTCTGTTTCTCAATGCACGAAAATTTGAGAAAGAGCACATCATTTCCCGTGACGAAACATTCCTTGAGCGGGCCCGAAAAAGTATAAAAAATATGCTGACCCTCGCTCAGCGCCTTGAAGACAGTTTTGACGATGAAGACAACATCGCAATGACTCAGGAGGCGCGAGCACAGATTCTCAAATACCAGCAAAACTTTGAGAATCATGCCGACCAGATGACTGAACAGCAACAACTCAACAAAGAGATGCACCACTCCGCCATGAATGCCCAGGAAGCATGTCTTGCAGCACTGAGCGCCATCAAGAAGGGCAGTGAGGACAGCCTCTCTCAAGCCAATATCATTCTGATTTCCATCAGCGCTCTGGCCATCATTATAGGCCTGATTCTGGCAATCCGCATTTCACGCGGCATCTCCATTCCGTTGACGCGTACGGTTGAAATGCTCGACGCTCTGGAAAATGGCCACATCGACACCCGTCTCAACCTTGATCGCGGTGACGAGATCGGCCAACTGGCAAAAACCATGGATCGCTTTGCCGAAAGCCTCAATACGGAAGTGGTTGACCCTCTTAACCGGCTGGCCTCCGGTAATCTTGATTTCGATGTTCACCCCCATGACGAGCGGGATCTGCTGCGTACCGCGTTGAAGAAACTCGGCGACGATATGAACAACATCATGCTCGAAGTGCAGATGGCCGGCGAACAGATTAATTCCGGCTCCAGCCAGGTCTCCGACTCCAGTCAGGACCTGTCGCAGGGTGCCACCGAGCAGGCCAGCTCTCTCGAAGAGATCAGCAGCTCTTTACAGGAGTTGTCGAGCCAGACTACTCAGAACGCCGACTCAGCCAACGATGCCAGCAAACTGACTGAACAGGTACAGACAAACGCCGAACAGGGCCGCGACCAGATGGGCTCAATGAACAAGGCTATGGCTGATATCAACGAGGCCAGCCAGAACATTTCCAAAATTATCAAGGTAATCGACGAGATCGCATTCCAGACTAATCTTCTCGCCCTCAATGCTGCGGTAGAAGCGGCACGCGCCGGTCAGCACGGTAAAGGCTTTGCCGTTGTTGCCGAGGAAGTGCGCAACCTGGCAGCCCGCAGCGCCAAGGCAGCTCAGGAGACAACAGAACTGATTGAAGGTTCTGTCGCCAAGGCTGCAGTGGGTGCCGATATTGCTAAGAAAACCGCGGAGTCTTTGGAAAAGATCGTCACTGGCGTCACCGAGGCTACGACTCTTGCCTCCCAGATCGCCCGAGCCAGCACCGAGCAGGCTCAGGGGATCTCACAGATCTCCATCGGTGTCTCGCAGATCGATGATGTGACCCAGCAGAACACAGCCTGTGCCGAAGAAACCGCGGCCGCCGCTGAAGAGCTACGCAGTCAGGCCGACACGCTGCAGCATCTGCTAAGCCGTTTTGCTCTGCGTCAGGGCAGCGCAACCTCGTTTGCCTTTGATGACGAGGTCTTCTCCATGCCGACTCAACCTCCTGCGGCCAAAGTCCAGCCCGCGTTGGAGCAACCGGCACGGGCGGCGCAACCACCACAGCAACAACCCGCTGCACTTGCGGCCACGGCCATTGATGACGGCGATGAAGTCTGGGGAGGAACCAGCAGCACGAGTGCCCCGGTAAAGATTGCACTCGATGATGACGAGTTCGGTAAATACTGA
- a CDS encoding PilT/PilU family type 4a pilus ATPase, with protein MTPFDQYVEKVVVHNKLANAELLQKARAYLESHPELELADLLVRAKVLKPQQVTMIRDKFEATQAAPAPQPTPVTAPPPPAVDQGALPAFVPEETPPVAAAPSQPAPSVQEPSPAPAAPTVSASNDVASLTTLEDFLSYARRQGASDLHINAGSPPLIRKDGRLMVLEREPFTAQETETLLLSALDGDQTAQVHEQLALDTCCEFSGLGRYRSCFAKQSRGWDGAFRIIEQTIPTFEQLQLPMHLKQLTEYHQGLVLVAGPAGSGKTTTLAAMIQLINQHREDHIITMEDPIEYVHSAEMSHISQRQVGDHTMSFSAALRAALREDPDVIMIGELRDRETATLAISAAETGHLVFASLHTTGAAQTISRILDFFPADQQGQVRSMISESIRGIVCQRLMPRKEGEGRVLALEIMYNNTAIGNLIREDRMFQLPTMMQINRDKGMCQLEDSLQTLVQEEQIDGTEAWFAAANKSPFKQYQPEQVAGE; from the coding sequence ATGACGCCGTTTGATCAATACGTTGAAAAAGTGGTGGTGCACAATAAACTGGCTAACGCCGAACTGTTGCAAAAGGCCAGGGCTTATCTGGAAAGCCACCCGGAATTGGAATTGGCCGATCTGCTGGTGCGGGCCAAGGTGCTCAAGCCCCAGCAGGTGACGATGATTCGCGATAAGTTTGAGGCCACCCAGGCCGCCCCAGCACCCCAACCCACTCCGGTCACAGCGCCACCGCCTCCTGCTGTTGATCAAGGGGCGTTACCAGCATTTGTCCCTGAAGAAACACCTCCGGTAGCGGCTGCGCCATCGCAGCCAGCACCATCCGTTCAAGAACCGTCACCAGCTCCTGCTGCGCCAACCGTTAGCGCTTCGAATGATGTCGCTTCGCTGACTACGCTGGAAGACTTTCTCTCTTATGCCCGTCGTCAGGGCGCATCCGATCTACACATCAATGCCGGTTCACCGCCGTTGATCCGCAAGGATGGTCGGTTGATGGTGCTGGAACGGGAGCCGTTTACCGCCCAGGAAACGGAAACTCTGTTACTCAGTGCGCTGGATGGGGATCAGACGGCGCAGGTTCATGAACAGCTGGCCTTGGATACCTGTTGCGAATTTTCCGGCCTGGGGCGCTATCGTAGCTGCTTTGCCAAACAGAGCCGGGGCTGGGATGGTGCATTCCGCATTATCGAGCAGACCATCCCCACCTTTGAACAGTTGCAACTTCCCATGCATCTCAAGCAGTTAACCGAATACCATCAGGGCCTGGTGCTGGTGGCTGGTCCGGCGGGCAGTGGCAAAACCACCACCTTGGCGGCGATGATCCAGTTGATCAACCAGCACCGTGAAGACCATATCATCACCATGGAAGATCCGATTGAATATGTGCATAGCGCTGAGATGTCGCATATCAGCCAGCGGCAGGTAGGGGATCACACCATGAGTTTCTCCGCTGCGTTGCGCGCGGCACTGCGTGAAGACCCGGACGTGATCATGATCGGTGAGCTGCGTGATCGCGAGACGGCCACGCTGGCCATCTCGGCGGCAGAGACCGGCCATCTGGTGTTTGCTTCGCTGCATACGACCGGTGCGGCACAGACCATCAGCCGGATTCTCGATTTCTTCCCGGCGGATCAGCAGGGTCAGGTGCGTTCGATGATCAGCGAGTCGATTCGCGGTATTGTCTGTCAACGATTGATGCCGCGTAAAGAGGGTGAGGGGCGCGTGCTGGCGCTGGAGATTATGTATAACAACACCGCCATCGGCAACCTGATTCGCGAAGATCGCATGTTCCAGTTGCCGACCATGATGCAGATCAATCGCGACAAAGGCATGTGTCAGCTGGAGGATTCGCTGCAGACGCTGGTGCAGGAGGAGCAGATCGATGGCACCGAGGCGTGGTTTGCCGCCGCCAACAAATCGCCGTTTAAGCAGTATCAGCCTGAACAGGTGGCCGGGGAATGA
- a CDS encoding DnaJ C-terminal domain-containing protein produces MAKDYYATLGVTKQASEQEIKKAYRKLAVKYHPDKNPGDKQAEEKFKEISEAYAVLSDPEKKTQYDQFGDTGFHQRYSQEDIFRGADFGDIFREFGMGGDDIFSQLFGGMGGGRGRRSAFHQGRPQQVKGQDYVMRVNLPFRQAVTGGERMINYSHDGHNEQIQVRIPPGIETGQKLRVGGKGGPSPTGGKSGDLLLEITVDKDAHFTRDGNNLQVQVSVPFSGACLGTSAAVPTLDGEKRIKVPAGTANGSRIRLRGHGVPAHGKHPAGDLYAQVMVKVPKQLTDEQKALLEELQKQGL; encoded by the coding sequence ATGGCAAAAGACTATTACGCAACTCTCGGCGTGACCAAACAGGCTTCGGAGCAAGAGATCAAAAAAGCCTATCGCAAGCTCGCCGTTAAATATCATCCCGATAAAAACCCCGGCGACAAGCAGGCCGAGGAAAAGTTCAAAGAGATCAGTGAGGCCTATGCGGTGCTCAGTGATCCGGAAAAAAAGACCCAGTACGACCAGTTTGGTGACACGGGCTTTCATCAGCGTTATTCACAGGAAGATATCTTTCGCGGTGCTGATTTCGGCGATATTTTCCGCGAATTCGGCATGGGCGGTGACGACATCTTCAGCCAGCTGTTTGGTGGCATGGGTGGTGGCCGTGGACGGCGCTCGGCGTTTCATCAGGGGCGTCCCCAACAGGTCAAGGGCCAGGATTATGTAATGCGCGTTAACCTGCCGTTTCGTCAGGCGGTAACCGGTGGCGAACGGATGATCAATTACAGCCACGACGGCCACAATGAGCAGATTCAAGTGCGGATTCCGCCCGGCATTGAAACCGGCCAGAAGCTGCGAGTCGGCGGCAAAGGTGGTCCCAGCCCCACCGGCGGCAAATCAGGCGATCTGCTGTTGGAGATTACCGTCGACAAGGACGCCCATTTTACCCGCGATGGCAACAACCTGCAGGTTCAGGTTTCGGTGCCGTTCAGCGGTGCCTGCCTCGGCACCAGTGCAGCGGTGCCAACCCTTGATGGTGAAAAGCGGATCAAGGTGCCGGCGGGCACCGCCAATGGCAGCCGTATCCGTTTGCGCGGTCATGGAGTGCCGGCTCATGGCAAACACCCGGCCGGGGATCTTTACGCTCAGGTGATGGTGAAGGTGCCCAAGCAGTTGACTGATGAGCAGAAGGCTCTGTTGGAGGAGTTGCAGAAGCAGGGACTCTAG
- a CDS encoding peptide chain release factor 3, with protein sequence MQKHYQKEVDKRRTFGIISHPDAGKTTLTEKLLLYGGAIQMAGAVKARKASRHATSDWMAMEQERGISVTSSVMKFNYRDYEVNLLDTPGHQDFSEDTYRVLTAVDSALMVIDSAKGVETQTRKLMEVCRMRNTPILTFVNKLDREGLAPLDILSDIEETLQIECAPLSWPIGMGKRFKGTYSLYKKQLHLFSAQENERISQGIVIDDINDPQLDELLGSQAEELREDIELLEGAANPFSLEDYLKGNQTPVFFGSAINNFGVQEMLDAFVELAPTPIPRQTTTREVSPYEEEFSGFVFKIQANMDPAHRDRIAFMRICSGQFKRGMKLKHHRIGKDVTIANATIFMAQDRSHVEEAYAGDIIGVHNHGTIKIGDTFTIKEPLKFVGIPSFAPEHFRRVRLKNPLKTKQLDKGLIQLAEEGAVQLFRPLLGSDYILGAVGVLQFDVIMSRLRAEYSVDAVYENVDYATARWVTCDDKKKMEEFEKQNRSQLAKDAEGNLSFLASSEWRLQHTIEQWPDITFHKTREHC encoded by the coding sequence ATGCAAAAACATTACCAGAAAGAAGTGGATAAACGGCGAACCTTCGGCATTATCAGCCATCCTGATGCCGGTAAGACCACGTTGACGGAAAAATTGCTGCTGTACGGCGGGGCGATTCAGATGGCTGGTGCCGTCAAAGCACGTAAGGCGTCGCGTCATGCTACCAGTGACTGGATGGCCATGGAGCAGGAGCGTGGCATCTCCGTTACTTCCTCGGTAATGAAATTCAATTATCGCGACTACGAAGTCAATTTGCTCGATACCCCCGGCCACCAGGATTTCTCCGAAGATACCTACCGTGTTTTAACGGCGGTGGACAGTGCTTTGATGGTGATCGACAGTGCCAAAGGGGTTGAAACGCAGACGCGCAAACTGATGGAAGTGTGCCGAATGCGCAACACGCCGATTCTGACATTTGTCAACAAACTTGACCGTGAGGGGTTGGCACCGTTGGATATTCTCAGTGATATCGAAGAGACTTTACAGATTGAATGCGCCCCATTGAGCTGGCCCATCGGCATGGGCAAGCGTTTCAAGGGGACTTACAGCTTGTACAAAAAGCAGCTTCACCTGTTCTCGGCTCAGGAGAATGAGCGGATCAGCCAGGGGATTGTTATTGATGATATCAATGATCCGCAACTGGATGAACTGCTCGGTAGTCAGGCGGAGGAGTTGCGTGAGGACATAGAACTTCTGGAAGGAGCGGCCAATCCCTTTAGTCTGGAGGATTACCTCAAGGGTAACCAGACGCCGGTCTTCTTCGGTAGTGCCATCAATAATTTTGGTGTGCAGGAGATGTTGGATGCGTTTGTTGAGCTGGCGCCAACCCCGATTCCACGTCAGACGACGACACGTGAAGTGTCTCCCTATGAGGAAGAGTTCAGTGGTTTTGTGTTTAAGATCCAGGCTAATATGGATCCAGCCCACCGTGACCGCATCGCGTTTATGCGCATCTGTTCCGGTCAGTTCAAGCGCGGCATGAAACTGAAACATCATCGTATCGGAAAAGATGTGACGATTGCCAATGCCACGATTTTCATGGCCCAGGATCGCAGTCATGTCGAAGAAGCCTATGCCGGTGATATTATCGGTGTGCACAACCACGGCACCATCAAAATCGGTGATACGTTTACAATCAAGGAACCTCTGAAATTTGTCGGTATCCCCAGTTTTGCCCCAGAACACTTCCGCCGTGTCCGACTGAAGAATCCTCTTAAAACCAAACAGCTCGATAAGGGGTTGATTCAGTTGGCTGAAGAGGGTGCGGTACAATTGTTTCGACCGCTGCTCGGCAGTGATTACATTCTTGGTGCTGTTGGGGTGCTACAGTTTGATGTCATCATGTCACGTTTGCGTGCCGAGTACAGTGTTGATGCTGTGTATGAAAATGTGGATTACGCGACGGCACGCTGGGTGACCTGCGACGACAAGAAAAAGATGGAAGAGTTTGAAAAGCAGAACCGCAGTCAGCTGGCTAAAGATGCCGAAGGCAATCTATCTTTTCTGGCGTCGAGCGAATGGCGGTTGCAGCATACCATTGAGCAATGGCCGGATATAACCTTCCATAAGACGCGGGAGCATTGCTAG
- a CDS encoding PilT/PilU family type 4a pilus ATPase, producing MAQIDRLFDIMLDRGASDLHLLQGQPPKIREHGRMVAIDGEAPINEEQMIGYLKEICVPERWTEFLANKDLDFAYEKDEKARFRANYYGQLHGMGAVFRVIPTKILTMEELHLPEVLKSFAALRSGLVLVTGPTGSGKSTTLAAIIDYINDNYSRYILTIEEPIEFVHPNKRSVFCQREVGSDVHSFGDGLHTASRQDCDVILVGEMRDYETISLALSAASMGTLVFGTLHTNSAVKTIDRIIDVFPSDQQGMARTMLADSLRGICAQLLLKKEGGGRIAANEILIGTTGLAASIRENNIGNIRNIIQGGKSLGMQMMDDVLASYLKDELISPDEAYLKAQDKNRFKPKDEG from the coding sequence GTGGCTCAGATTGACCGCTTGTTTGATATTATGCTGGACCGAGGAGCGTCTGACCTGCACCTGCTGCAGGGCCAACCGCCGAAGATCCGTGAGCATGGCCGCATGGTGGCCATTGATGGCGAAGCGCCCATCAATGAGGAGCAGATGATTGGCTACCTCAAGGAGATCTGTGTACCGGAGCGCTGGACCGAGTTTCTGGCCAATAAAGATCTCGACTTTGCCTACGAAAAAGATGAAAAAGCGCGTTTCCGCGCCAACTACTACGGCCAGTTGCATGGTATGGGCGCGGTGTTTCGCGTTATTCCCACCAAGATTCTCACCATGGAGGAGCTGCACCTGCCCGAGGTGTTGAAATCGTTTGCCGCGTTGCGCTCCGGGCTGGTGCTGGTGACCGGGCCGACCGGCAGTGGTAAGTCCACCACACTGGCTGCGATCATCGATTACATCAACGACAATTATTCGCGTTATATTCTGACCATTGAGGAACCCATCGAGTTTGTTCACCCCAACAAGCGTAGCGTGTTCTGTCAGCGTGAGGTGGGCAGTGACGTGCATTCGTTTGGCGATGGCCTGCATACCGCTTCACGCCAGGATTGTGATGTCATCCTGGTCGGCGAAATGCGCGACTACGAAACCATTTCTCTGGCGCTGTCCGCCGCGTCGATGGGCACGCTGGTGTTCGGCACCCTGCACACCAATTCAGCGGTGAAAACCATCGACCGGATTATTGATGTGTTCCCCTCGGATCAGCAGGGCATGGCGCGCACCATGCTGGCCGATTCGCTGCGCGGCATCTGCGCTCAGTTGTTGCTGAAAAAAGAGGGGGGCGGGCGGATTGCCGCCAATGAGATTCTCATCGGTACGACGGGGCTGGCGGCGAGTATTCGTGAAAATAACATTGGCAATATCCGTAACATCATCCAGGGTGGTAAGAGCTTGGGCATGCAGATGATGGATGATGTGCTGGCCAGTTATCTCAAAGATGAACTGATCAGCCCGGATGAAGCGTATCTCAAGGCGCAGGATAAAAATCGGTTTAAGCCGAAGGATGAAGGATAA